The Henckelia pumila isolate YLH828 chromosome 2, ASM3356847v2, whole genome shotgun sequence genome includes a window with the following:
- the LOC140878744 gene encoding uncharacterized protein gives MARIESAFRAFECTEEQKLEVLDFVLDGRARLWWDSKAAQAHTERGRVTWEDFRQQFQRLYFPPVVRPTRSMELLTLRHGSMTIDEYQQRFIDLLPYSLHINESDASKYDIFLKGLNQDIYSQVVVFYDPTSYETLVNRCRQVENSNIQAQLMMSGQPSGFLGPRAQYIVQSACRKASGACFICGEQGHLRRDCPTRMRAASGSGSQAGSQASTYPHHPPAPPSSSSLRPRTQGQVFSLSQK, from the exons ATGGCCAGGATCGAAAgtgcttttcgtgctttcgagtgtactgaggagcagaagctggAAGTTCTTGATTTTGTTCTTGATGGacgagcacgcttatggtgggactCCAAGGCTGCTCAGGCGCATACTGAGAGAGGACGGGTGACTTGGGAAGATTTTCGTCAGCAGTTTCAGAgactttattttcctccagttGTCCGTCCgacacgatctatggagttgcttacgcTGAGGCATGGATCCAtgactattgatgagtatcagcagcgattcaTTGATCTACTACCTTACAGTctccatatcaatgagagtgatgcgtccaagtatgatatctttcttaAAGGCCTCAATCAGGATATTTATTCACAGGTGGTTGTTTTTTATGATCCGACATCATATGAGACTCTTGTTAATCGGTGCCGTCAAGTAGAGAACAGCAACATACAGGCACAGCTAATGATGTCAGGACAACCTAGTGGAtttcttgggcctagggctcaatatATTGTGCAATCAG CCTGTAGAAAGGCATCTGGTGCTTGTTTTATTTGTGGCGAGCAAGGGCATCTGCGAAGGGATTGTCCTACTCGTATGAgagctgctagtggatcgggatcacaggctggatctcaggcttctacttatCCACATCATCCACCAGCACCACCTAGTTCTTCCAGTCTTCGCCCACGTACTCAGGGGCAGGTATTTTCTCTTTCTCAGAAgtag